One Sodalinema gerasimenkoae IPPAS B-353 DNA segment encodes these proteins:
- the lgt gene encoding prolipoprotein diacylglyceryl transferase gives MTCLNGLLAFQFASPGPVLFELGPLSIRWYGFLIASAVLLGVTLAQFLAPKRGLNPDLIGDFAIWGLLGAIPMARLYYVLFQWQAYADRPAQVFAIWRGGIAIHGAIIGGVLAGVLFARRQRISFWQLFDIITPSIILGQAIGRWGNFFNSEAFGRPTDLPWKLYIPQAMRPAQYMQEAYFHPTFLYESLWNLLIFALLLWLFFQGQRGKLLLKPGTLFLSYAIAYSLGRLAIEGLRIDSLMLGPVRVAQLVSFGGILLGVVGLLWLYVLGRSLPDVIAENESRAS, from the coding sequence ATGACGTGTTTAAACGGTCTTCTGGCGTTTCAGTTTGCCTCGCCAGGCCCGGTTTTGTTCGAGTTAGGCCCACTCAGCATCCGTTGGTATGGGTTTCTCATCGCCAGTGCCGTGCTGCTGGGGGTGACTTTGGCTCAATTTCTGGCTCCCAAACGGGGACTTAACCCGGACTTAATTGGAGACTTTGCCATTTGGGGATTGCTCGGAGCCATCCCCATGGCCCGTCTGTACTATGTTTTATTTCAATGGCAGGCCTACGCCGATCGCCCGGCTCAAGTGTTTGCCATTTGGCGAGGAGGGATTGCCATTCACGGCGCGATTATCGGAGGAGTTCTTGCTGGCGTGCTGTTTGCCCGCCGACAGCGTATCTCCTTTTGGCAACTCTTTGATATCATTACCCCGTCGATTATTCTCGGCCAGGCCATTGGACGTTGGGGCAACTTTTTTAACTCAGAGGCATTTGGCCGTCCCACAGATCTGCCCTGGAAGCTTTACATCCCGCAGGCAATGCGTCCAGCTCAATATATGCAAGAGGCCTACTTTCATCCCACATTTCTTTATGAATCCTTGTGGAACCTCCTGATTTTTGCTCTCTTGCTCTGGCTATTTTTCCAAGGACAACGGGGTAAACTTCTCTTGAAGCCTGGAACCTTGTTTCTCAGTTATGCGATCGCCTATAGTCTCGGTCGTTTAGCCATTGAAGGACTGCGCATTGATAGTCTGATGCTTGGACCGGTGCGTGTGGCTCAATTGGTGAGTTTTGGCGGCATTCTCCTGGGAGTCGTTGGTTTACTCTGGCTTTATGTTTTAGGACGCTCCCTACCCGATGTCATTGCTGAGAATGAATCGAGAGCCTCTTAG
- the pstS gene encoding phosphate ABC transporter substrate-binding protein PstS translates to MVFKGRIFLGAIAALTAGLTACGPGEPPDPQQAAGGRGGRVSISGAGATFPAPLFQRWFDTYNRQVDSNVQVSYQSVGSGAGLEQYINGTVDFGASEAPIQGDRLASFQAAYPYEPLQLPLVGGYVVFAYNLPGVDEELRFSRETYCGMVGGTITNWNDPAIAEDNPGVDFPDLPVTWVHRSDGSGTTFVFTNHMDTICPDWPAGAGTSVDWPVGIGGQGNEGVAASIVQNEGAFGYVSYAFAQLNEIPVARIENAAGNFPDPLPANASLAFEGEEVPEDFALLVPDPQHPDAYPISGLVWVLVYREYDDAEKWETLKEVFEWTIGPEGQAITEELFYVPMPDSLTDRIREELDAVTAG, encoded by the coding sequence ATGGTTTTCAAGGGACGTATTTTCCTCGGCGCAATTGCTGCGCTGACCGCTGGACTGACAGCTTGTGGTCCTGGGGAACCCCCCGATCCTCAACAGGCGGCTGGAGGACGCGGTGGACGGGTTTCCATCAGTGGTGCTGGAGCAACCTTCCCGGCCCCTTTATTTCAACGTTGGTTTGACACCTACAATCGGCAAGTAGACTCCAATGTCCAAGTCAGCTACCAATCCGTTGGTAGTGGTGCAGGATTGGAACAGTACATCAATGGAACCGTAGATTTCGGTGCCAGTGAGGCCCCCATCCAGGGCGATCGCCTGGCATCGTTCCAAGCTGCTTATCCTTACGAGCCGCTACAATTGCCCTTGGTTGGGGGATATGTTGTCTTTGCCTACAACCTCCCTGGCGTCGATGAAGAATTGCGGTTCTCTCGGGAAACCTATTGCGGCATGGTTGGCGGCACTATCACCAACTGGAATGATCCCGCCATTGCCGAGGACAACCCAGGTGTTGATTTTCCGGATCTGCCCGTGACTTGGGTTCACCGTTCCGACGGTTCAGGAACCACCTTTGTCTTCACCAACCATATGGACACCATTTGCCCAGATTGGCCCGCCGGTGCTGGAACATCCGTAGATTGGCCCGTAGGGATTGGGGGGCAAGGCAATGAGGGAGTCGCCGCCAGCATTGTTCAAAATGAAGGCGCATTTGGCTATGTCTCCTATGCCTTTGCCCAGCTCAACGAAATTCCTGTCGCCCGGATTGAAAATGCCGCCGGGAACTTCCCCGATCCCCTCCCCGCCAATGCCTCGTTGGCCTTTGAAGGGGAAGAGGTTCCCGAGGACTTTGCGCTTCTCGTTCCCGACCCTCAACATCCTGACGCTTACCCTATCTCCGGACTGGTTTGGGTCTTGGTTTATCGTGAGTATGACGATGCCGAAAAATGGGAAACCTTGAAAGAGGTCTTTGAATGGACCATTGGCCCCGAAGGACAAGCCATTACCGAAGAACTTTTCTATGTTCCCATGCCCGATAGCCTGACCGATCGCATCCGAGAAGAACTCGATGCGGTGACTGCCGGATAA
- the pstC gene encoding phosphate ABC transporter permease subunit PstC has product MTSGTDRDFASSGKSLDIYKRASTARILDLGFWGLTLSLALGGGAVLIWIILQTAIAGWPAMQLFGLRFLITASWDPVNNIYGVLPQIYGTLVTTAIALIVAIPVGIGTAVFLTEDFVPKFIRTPIAFAIELIVAIPSVVLGIWGIFVLIPTLRPFFRFLNSSLGWLPFFGGGAPRGNNLFLVGLVLALMITPVIASLTRSTFEVLPSELRQGSLALGATRWETIVRVMIPAGLSGIISSIMLAMGRAMGETMVAAMLVGNANRINASILQPGSTITGLIASQFGEAGRTQVAALMYAGVVLMILSLLVNIFAELIIRRYQNIER; this is encoded by the coding sequence ATGACTTCAGGAACCGACCGTGATTTCGCCAGTTCTGGCAAATCCCTTGATATTTATAAGCGTGCCTCTACAGCCAGGATTCTCGATTTAGGCTTCTGGGGACTTACCCTAAGCCTAGCCCTTGGCGGTGGTGCCGTCCTGATTTGGATTATTTTGCAAACGGCGATCGCCGGCTGGCCAGCCATGCAGCTATTCGGGCTGCGTTTCCTCATCACCGCCAGTTGGGACCCCGTCAACAACATCTACGGCGTTCTACCGCAAATTTATGGAACCCTAGTCACCACCGCAATTGCCTTAATTGTGGCGATTCCCGTCGGAATTGGCACCGCCGTATTCCTCACGGAAGATTTTGTCCCCAAATTCATCCGCACCCCCATCGCCTTTGCCATTGAGTTGATTGTGGCCATTCCCAGTGTTGTTCTGGGAATTTGGGGGATTTTTGTGCTGATTCCTACATTACGTCCCTTCTTCCGTTTCCTAAACAGTTCTCTAGGCTGGCTGCCCTTTTTTGGCGGTGGTGCCCCCCGAGGCAACAACCTCTTCCTCGTCGGGCTAGTCTTGGCCCTGATGATTACTCCCGTGATTGCATCCCTAACCCGAAGTACCTTTGAAGTCCTTCCCAGCGAACTGCGTCAAGGTTCCTTAGCCCTTGGGGCAACCCGCTGGGAAACCATTGTCCGGGTGATGATTCCGGCTGGACTGTCGGGAATTATCAGTTCCATCATGTTAGCGATGGGTCGAGCGATGGGAGAAACCATGGTCGCCGCCATGCTCGTCGGCAATGCCAACCGAATTAACGCCTCAATTCTGCAACCGGGGTCAACCATCACCGGGTTAATTGCCTCCCAGTTTGGAGAAGCGGGACGCACTCAAGTAGCTGCTCTCATGTATGCCGGGGTCGTCTTGATGATTTTATCCCTGTTGGTCAACATCTTTGCCGAACTCATCATCCGCCGCTATCAAAACATTGAGCGTTAG
- the pstA gene encoding phosphate ABC transporter permease PstA codes for MGSIPDTTNDPSFEVPDLTSKAISGNRAIFGKVLTVISGICVALLIVPLSLLLINIFDKGLSRMTPELFTELPPPPGLTEGGIGHAIIGSVMTLAIGAAVSFPFGVLAAIYLAEFGRGTRIAYLVKFSANVLTGVPAILCGLFAYSVVVIPLGYFSAFSGGIALGVLMLPIVIRSTEESLLLVPLEMRQAAIGIGATRFQTIMKITLPAALPAIVTGLVLALARAAGEAAPLLFTAFNNSFWSTDPRGPIATLPVLIYFFSIIPYKAQQELAWAAALVLIVIVLISSLLGRMFIRSRRI; via the coding sequence ATGGGCAGTATTCCAGACACAACCAATGATCCATCCTTTGAGGTCCCAGATTTAACCTCGAAGGCCATCAGTGGTAACCGCGCTATCTTCGGTAAGGTCTTAACCGTGATCAGCGGGATTTGTGTGGCTTTGCTGATTGTGCCACTGTCACTGTTACTGATTAATATCTTTGATAAGGGTCTGTCTCGCATGACCCCAGAACTGTTTACAGAACTGCCCCCACCCCCAGGCTTAACGGAAGGGGGAATTGGTCATGCAATTATCGGGAGTGTGATGACCTTGGCCATTGGGGCGGCCGTGAGTTTCCCCTTTGGGGTGTTAGCGGCCATCTATTTGGCAGAATTTGGTCGGGGAACCCGGATTGCTTACCTCGTCAAGTTTTCTGCCAACGTACTTACAGGGGTTCCGGCTATCCTCTGTGGACTATTTGCCTACAGCGTGGTGGTGATTCCCCTGGGCTACTTTTCGGCGTTTTCAGGGGGAATTGCCCTAGGGGTATTGATGTTGCCGATTGTGATTCGCTCTACGGAGGAATCCCTGTTACTCGTTCCCCTTGAAATGCGACAGGCGGCGATTGGGATTGGAGCCACGCGCTTCCAAACGATTATGAAAATTACCCTCCCGGCGGCATTACCGGCGATTGTCACTGGGTTAGTATTGGCATTAGCACGGGCGGCGGGGGAAGCGGCACCTCTGTTATTTACTGCCTTTAACAATAGTTTCTGGTCCACTGACCCAAGAGGCCCAATTGCTACGCTACCAGTGTTGATTTATTTCTTTTCCATTATTCCCTACAAGGCACAGCAAGAATTGGCTTGGGCCGCTGCCTTAGTCTTGATTGTGATTGTCTTGATTAGTAGTTTGCTCGGTCGGATGTTTATCCGCTCCAGGCGCATTTAG
- the pstB gene encoding phosphate ABC transporter ATP-binding protein PstB: MVSDSSYQSQSFQDSAMMSPEAALKTENLHVFYGDNLAVREVSLKIPKNRVVAFIGPSGCGKSTVLRCFNRMNDLIAGARVEGKITFYDVDLYSKSVDPVSVRRRIGMVFQKPNPFPKSIFENIAFGARINGYKGDLDELVERSLRKAAIWDEVKDKLKESGLALSGGQQQRLCIARAIALSPDVILMDEPCSALDPISTMRVEELIHELKQQYTIVIVTHNMHQASRVSDLTAFYNAEATQKGTKVGYLVEYDETTKIFHNPARQETQDYVSGRFG, encoded by the coding sequence ATGGTTTCTGATTCTTCTTACCAGTCTCAATCGTTTCAGGATTCAGCGATGATGTCTCCTGAAGCTGCCCTAAAAACTGAAAATCTTCATGTTTTTTATGGCGATAACTTAGCGGTTCGGGAGGTTAGCCTAAAAATCCCCAAAAACCGTGTTGTTGCCTTTATTGGCCCCTCTGGCTGCGGGAAAAGTACAGTGCTGCGCTGCTTCAACCGCATGAATGATTTGATTGCAGGGGCGCGGGTAGAAGGGAAGATTACCTTCTATGATGTGGATTTATATAGCAAATCCGTTGACCCAGTATCGGTGCGGCGGCGCATCGGGATGGTCTTCCAGAAACCCAACCCATTCCCCAAATCGATTTTTGAGAACATTGCTTTTGGGGCCCGCATTAATGGCTATAAGGGGGATCTCGATGAACTCGTCGAACGCTCCTTACGGAAAGCGGCGATTTGGGATGAGGTGAAGGATAAACTCAAAGAGAGTGGTTTGGCCCTGTCTGGGGGACAACAGCAACGGCTCTGTATTGCCCGGGCGATCGCCCTCTCGCCGGATGTGATTCTCATGGATGAACCCTGCTCAGCCTTAGACCCCATCTCGACGATGCGGGTTGAGGAACTCATCCATGAACTAAAGCAGCAATACACGATTGTCATCGTCACCCACAATATGCACCAGGCCTCACGGGTGTCAGATTTGACGGCGTTCTACAATGCCGAAGCCACTCAGAAGGGTACGAAGGTCGGGTATTTGGTGGAATATGATGAAACCACTAAAATCTTCCACAATCCAGCTCGTCAGGAGACCCAGGACTATGTGAGTGGTCGCTTCGGTTAA
- the thiD gene encoding bifunctional hydroxymethylpyrimidine kinase/phosphomethylpyrimidine kinase, whose amino-acid sequence MAQPPRVAQPSAKIPVALTIAGSDSGGGAGIQADLRTFAFHCVHGTSALTCITAQNTLSVTRVDALPPESVLAQIDAVVSDIGADAIKTGMLLNAEIMAVVAERLETINCDRLVVDPVMVSRTGVCLIDDAAIATLRDRLIPQAAILTPNRYEAQILAQNEIHTLDDMKAAAEVIFKLGSQAVLIKGGGMRGKLCGVDVWFDGDTLEVLSTETVGTHHTHGTGCTISAAMTANLALELSPLDATKQAKLYLTQALHHALAIGEGQGPVGHYFPLLSSQNQK is encoded by the coding sequence ATGGCACAGCCTCCGAGAGTAGCCCAACCCTCGGCTAAGATTCCGGTGGCCCTAACCATCGCTGGTTCTGATAGCGGGGGTGGGGCCGGGATTCAGGCAGATTTGCGAACCTTTGCCTTTCACTGTGTCCATGGAACCAGTGCCCTGACCTGTATTACCGCTCAAAATACCCTCAGCGTGACGCGGGTGGATGCCTTACCACCCGAAAGTGTCCTCGCACAGATTGATGCGGTTGTCAGTGATATTGGCGCAGATGCCATCAAAACCGGGATGCTGCTCAATGCTGAGATTATGGCGGTGGTGGCCGAGCGGTTGGAGACGATTAACTGCGATCGCCTGGTGGTGGACCCGGTGATGGTGTCTCGCACGGGTGTCTGTCTGATTGACGACGCGGCGATCGCCACCCTGCGCGATCGCCTGATTCCTCAAGCTGCCATCCTCACCCCCAATCGCTACGAAGCCCAAATCTTGGCCCAAAACGAGATTCATACCCTCGACGACATGAAAGCCGCCGCCGAAGTCATCTTCAAACTGGGTAGTCAGGCAGTCTTAATCAAAGGAGGCGGAATGCGGGGAAAACTCTGTGGCGTTGATGTCTGGTTCGACGGCGATACCCTCGAAGTGCTCAGTACTGAAACCGTCGGAACCCATCACACCCACGGAACCGGCTGCACCATCTCCGCTGCCATGACTGCCAATCTTGCCCTAGAACTCAGTCCCCTCGACGCCACCAAACAGGCTAAACTCTATCTCACCCAAGCCTTACACCACGCCTTGGCCATTGGGGAAGGACAGGGCCCCGTTGGTCACTACTTCCCTCTCCTGAGTTCCCAAAACCAGAAATAA
- the ftsZ gene encoding cell division protein FtsZ: MTSNSQLASHPTPPSEGQSNFPVAADNPNPFGNAGLYGERSEDRRVPQETPTPASIQPSSEAKIKVIGVGGGGGNAVNRMIASELSGIEFWTVNTDAQSLVHATSAKRMQIGQKITRGLGAGGNPAIGQKAAEECRDELMAALEGADLVFITAGMGGGTGTGAAPIVAELAKEAGALTVGIVTRPFLFEGRRRSEQAKQGIEALQSRVDTLIVIPNDKLLAVIPEQTPVQEAFRYADEILRQGVQGISDIITIPGLVNVDFADIRAVMADAGSAMMGIGQGSGKSRAREAAAAAISSPLLEASIEGAQGVVFNITGGMDLTLHEVTAAAETIYEVVDPNANIIFGAVLDERMQGEVKMTVIATGFSGQSQGYDANRVAQTPEPTRSSDYIPPAPRDPVGSPPPRFGVGLDIPEFLQRRRGRE; encoded by the coding sequence ATGACCTCAAACAGTCAACTCGCGTCGCATCCAACCCCCCCTTCTGAGGGGCAATCGAATTTTCCAGTCGCCGCAGATAACCCTAACCCCTTCGGCAACGCGGGCTTGTATGGAGAGCGTTCTGAAGACCGACGAGTCCCCCAGGAAACCCCCACTCCCGCCTCAATTCAGCCAAGCAGTGAGGCAAAAATCAAGGTCATCGGCGTTGGCGGTGGCGGCGGCAATGCTGTCAACCGGATGATTGCCTCGGAACTGTCGGGGATCGAGTTTTGGACCGTGAATACTGACGCTCAGTCGTTGGTTCATGCCACCTCCGCCAAACGGATGCAGATTGGGCAAAAAATTACCCGAGGCCTTGGTGCAGGCGGTAATCCTGCCATTGGCCAGAAAGCGGCTGAGGAATGCCGCGATGAACTCATGGCCGCCCTTGAAGGGGCCGATTTGGTCTTTATTACAGCGGGAATGGGAGGCGGAACAGGCACTGGAGCCGCACCGATTGTGGCTGAGTTGGCGAAAGAGGCCGGCGCGTTGACGGTGGGGATTGTCACCCGTCCCTTCTTGTTTGAAGGCCGTCGCCGTTCTGAACAGGCCAAACAAGGGATTGAAGCTCTACAAAGCCGGGTCGATACCCTGATCGTAATCCCCAATGACAAGTTGTTGGCGGTGATTCCAGAACAAACCCCAGTACAAGAAGCCTTCCGCTATGCCGATGAAATTCTGCGTCAGGGGGTTCAGGGGATTTCAGATATTATTACCATCCCCGGCTTGGTGAATGTGGACTTTGCCGATATTCGTGCGGTGATGGCCGACGCGGGGTCAGCCATGATGGGGATTGGCCAAGGGTCCGGTAAGTCTCGCGCCCGAGAAGCCGCTGCGGCGGCCATTTCCTCCCCCTTACTCGAAGCCTCCATTGAGGGGGCCCAAGGGGTGGTCTTTAATATCACTGGGGGGATGGATTTAACCCTGCATGAAGTCACCGCAGCGGCAGAAACCATCTATGAGGTGGTCGACCCCAATGCCAACATTATCTTTGGGGCCGTTTTGGATGAACGGATGCAGGGAGAAGTGAAAATGACCGTCATCGCCACCGGATTCTCTGGACAAAGTCAGGGCTATGATGCCAATCGTGTTGCCCAAACCCCGGAACCCACGCGATCGAGTGATTATATTCCCCCCGCTCCCCGAGACCCGGTGGGATCACCGCCTCCTCGTTTTGGGGTGGGCCTCGATATTCCTGAATTCCTGCAACGACGGCGGGGACGGGAATAG
- a CDS encoding cell division protein FtsQ/DivIB → MTPLPPHILQQRRRRLRTRRQRRRVGMLWRLLIVGSAAASSLWLLSHPNWVIQSPEDVHISGNQWLPDALVREQLPLSYPEALVQLNPQAISHSLENSLPLATAQVKRQVLPPRLIIQVQERSLVAVAVLPPKTNPQGVSQEQVGLLDAEGLWVPPEAHNLLQQLPVLPPLRVRGARQVYEQSWPDVYATLKASPVKVTEIDWRDPSRVMLQTQELGSVPVHLGSLGDRFSEQLQALDRLRNLPQEIEMNELEYIDLQNPESPHLQKRAPGPSQSASSN, encoded by the coding sequence ATGACCCCCCTTCCCCCTCACATTCTCCAACAACGCCGCCGCCGTCTTCGCACCCGCCGACAACGCCGACGAGTAGGAATGCTCTGGAGACTGCTCATTGTCGGCAGTGCCGCCGCCAGTTCTCTTTGGTTGCTCTCTCACCCCAATTGGGTCATTCAGAGTCCCGAAGATGTCCATATCTCCGGCAATCAATGGCTGCCAGATGCCTTAGTCCGTGAACAATTACCCCTGTCCTATCCAGAAGCCTTGGTGCAACTGAATCCTCAAGCCATTTCCCATAGCTTAGAAAACAGCCTGCCCCTGGCCACAGCCCAGGTCAAACGCCAAGTATTGCCCCCACGACTGATTATCCAGGTTCAGGAACGCTCCCTAGTCGCCGTGGCCGTACTCCCGCCAAAAACCAATCCTCAGGGAGTCTCTCAAGAACAAGTAGGACTCCTTGACGCTGAGGGGCTTTGGGTTCCCCCCGAAGCTCATAATTTGTTGCAGCAATTGCCCGTGCTTCCTCCCCTGCGAGTTCGCGGAGCCAGACAGGTTTACGAACAGTCCTGGCCCGACGTCTATGCCACGTTGAAGGCGAGTCCGGTGAAGGTGACCGAAATTGACTGGCGCGATCCCAGCCGGGTGATGCTACAGACGCAGGAACTAGGGTCGGTTCCGGTTCACCTGGGAAGTTTGGGCGATCGCTTCTCTGAACAACTACAAGCGCTCGATCGCCTGCGGAATCTCCCCCAAGAGATTGAGATGAACGAGCTGGAGTATATCGACCTACAAAATCCCGAGTCTCCCCATTTGCAGAAACGCGCCCCCGGCCCGAGTCAATCAGCATCGAGTAATTGA
- a CDS encoding phosphorylase, whose protein sequence is MTLSLDLIFVPQGPEYQAVKRAELPIPIVAIPAGLTAVEATLRRWRSQQPYRCAQRVLVMGLGGSLIPQLHPGDVVLCDRCLSPQGESQAADGPLLEQLHHLYQSQGQPLPQYSAYSSDRILHLAQQKQDLAQTSGAAVVEMEGWAIWQAFPQAAMIRVISDDCRQDLPDISKAIAPNGKLKPLALTHAFLKQPAAAINLIRGSLQGLSQLTQTAHQLSPHLTP, encoded by the coding sequence ATGACGTTATCCCTTGATCTAATTTTTGTCCCCCAAGGCCCCGAGTACCAGGCCGTCAAGAGGGCCGAGTTGCCCATCCCCATTGTGGCCATTCCCGCTGGCTTAACCGCCGTGGAGGCAACGTTAAGGAGATGGCGATCGCAACAGCCCTATCGTTGTGCCCAGCGAGTCTTAGTGATGGGTTTAGGCGGGAGTCTGATTCCCCAACTGCATCCGGGGGATGTGGTCTTGTGCGATCGCTGTCTGAGTCCCCAGGGAGAATCCCAAGCCGCCGATGGCCCTCTGCTTGAGCAACTGCACCATCTCTATCAAAGCCAAGGTCAGCCCCTGCCCCAATACAGCGCCTACAGCAGCGATCGCATTCTCCATCTGGCTCAACAGAAACAGGACCTGGCACAAACCAGCGGCGCCGCCGTCGTCGAAATGGAGGGCTGGGCCATTTGGCAAGCCTTCCCCCAAGCCGCCATGATCCGAGTCATCAGCGACGACTGCCGCCAAGATTTACCCGATATCTCCAAGGCGATCGCCCCAAATGGCAAATTAAAACCCCTCGCCCTAACCCACGCCTTCCTGAAGCAACCAGCCGCCGCTATAAACCTAATCCGAGGCTCCCTCCAAGGACTCAGCCAACTCACCCAAACCGCCCATCAACTCAGCCCCCACCTAACCCCCTAA